One Palaemon carinicauda isolate YSFRI2023 chromosome 5, ASM3689809v2, whole genome shotgun sequence DNA window includes the following coding sequences:
- the LOC137640419 gene encoding furin-like protease 2 produces the protein MSKGNKCCSYCKDALTMSKGSKCCSYCKDTLTMSKGSKCCSYCKDVLTMSKGSKCCDYCKDTLTMSKGSKCCSYCKDTLTMSKKSRCCSYCKDTLTMSKGSKCCSYCKDALTMSKRNKCCSYCKATLTMSKGSICSSYYKDKLTMSKGSKCCS, from the coding sequence atgagtaaaggaaataaatgctGTTCCTACTGTAAGGATGCATTGACTATGAGTAAAGGAAGTAAATGCTGTTCCTACTGCAAGGATACATTGACAATGAGTAAAGGAAGTAAATGCTGTTCCTACTGTAAGGATGTATTGACTATGAGTAAAGGAAGTAAATGCTGTGACTACTGCAAGGATACATTGACAATGAGTAAAGGAAGTAAATGCTGTTCCTACTGCAAAGATACATTGACGATGAGTAAAAAAAGTAGATGCTGTTCCTACTGCAAGGATACATTGACGATGAGTAAAGGAAGTAAATGCTGTTCCTACTGCAAGGATGCATTGACTATGAGTAAACGAAATAAATGCTGTTCCTACTGCAAGGCTACATTGACGATGAGTAAAGGAAGTATATGCTCTTCCTACTACAAGGATAAATTGACTATGAGTAAAGGAAGTAAATGCTGTTCATAG